From Woronichinia naegeliana WA131, the proteins below share one genomic window:
- a CDS encoding IS1634 family transposase: MGLVEIIDEEVGTHPQEKLSVGTIVKAMILNCLGCINAPLYLLSEFFKGKALEHLLGEGIKAEDLNDDKLGRSLDKVFGVGVKNRFTKIVLKAAAIFGIEQKSKHLDSTSMSVQGKYKERIEDEEDEQTKAIKIKFGYSRDKRPDLKQFMLNMICSGDGGHWCQLKPKCLLTKD; this comes from the coding sequence ATGGGTTTAGTAGAAATTATCGATGAGGAAGTGGGAACTCATCCTCAAGAAAAGCTCAGTGTAGGTACAATAGTAAAAGCAATGATATTAAACTGCTTAGGATGTATCAATGCTCCGTTATATTTGTTGAGTGAGTTTTTTAAAGGAAAAGCATTAGAACACCTATTAGGAGAAGGAATAAAAGCAGAAGATTTAAATGATGACAAGCTAGGAAGGTCATTGGATAAGGTATTTGGAGTGGGGGTAAAAAACCGGTTCACGAAAATAGTCCTAAAAGCGGCAGCAATCTTTGGAATAGAACAAAAGTCAAAGCATTTAGACTCAACCTCAATGTCTGTACAAGGGAAGTATAAGGAAAGGATAGAAGATGAGGAAGACGAGCAGACAAAAGCCATAAAAATAAAATTTGGTTATTCCAGAGATAAACGACCAGACCTAAAACAGTTTATGTTAAATATGATATGTAGTGGAGATGGTGGTCATTGGTGTCAACTTAAGCCAAAATGCCTACTCACAAAAGATTAG
- a CDS encoding phosphatidate cytidylyltransferase, with translation MPWTRIVSTIIAISLALGMLILGGWYFAAAIALVIYLGLREYFQLVRAKGITPANKTTIVLSLLLLISATVTPQLTDAFFPLTGTLICFYLLFQPKMATIADISTSLLGLFYGGYLPSYWVRLRLGLPNFPENLDSITSNLPLMGYWPESWTHPELFPSGLMVTFLAFSCIWAADIGGYCMGKWLGRTRLSDISPKKTVEGALWGVLGSILVAELGAWYLNWPYWEITGALLGMLIGIVSLLGDLTESMMKRDAGVKDSGELIPGHGGILDRTDSYVFTAPLVYYFVIFLLPFLS, from the coding sequence ATGCCTTGGACTCGGATTGTAAGCACGATTATTGCTATTTCCCTTGCTTTGGGAATGCTCATTCTGGGTGGTTGGTATTTTGCCGCCGCGATCGCCCTCGTCATTTATCTGGGCCTACGGGAATATTTTCAATTAGTCCGAGCCAAAGGAATTACACCCGCAAACAAAACAACGATTGTTCTCTCGTTACTGTTATTAATTAGTGCCACTGTCACGCCTCAACTTACCGATGCCTTTTTCCCACTCACAGGAACGTTAATTTGTTTTTACCTGTTATTTCAGCCGAAAATGGCCACAATCGCGGATATTTCCACTTCTCTGCTGGGTTTATTCTATGGGGGCTATTTACCAAGCTACTGGGTACGGCTGCGGTTAGGATTGCCCAATTTTCCTGAAAACCTAGATAGTATTACCAGCAATCTACCGCTCATGGGCTACTGGCCAGAATCCTGGACTCATCCCGAACTTTTTCCCTCTGGTTTAATGGTGACATTTCTGGCCTTTAGTTGTATTTGGGCAGCCGATATAGGAGGTTATTGCATGGGCAAATGGTTAGGACGCACTCGATTATCCGATATTAGTCCCAAAAAAACCGTAGAAGGAGCCCTTTGGGGAGTACTAGGCAGCATTCTCGTCGCGGAACTGGGAGCCTGGTATCTTAACTGGCCCTATTGGGAAATTACTGGAGCCTTACTGGGAATGTTGATTGGCATCGTGAGCTTGCTAGGGGACTTAACCGAATCGATGATGAAGCGCGATGCGGGGGTAAAGGATTCAGGAGAATTGATTCCAGGCCATGGCGGTATTCTGGATCGAACTGACAGCTACGTATTTACCGCCCCATTGGTTTACTACTTTGTGATCTTTTTATTGCCGTTTTTATCCTAA
- the cbiT gene encoding precorrin-6Y C5,15-methyltransferase subunit CbiT translates to MLWPYKTPGITDHLFERLPGIPLSKREVRLLLISALRLQAESVIWDIGAGTGTIPIELALLCPESTIIAVERDEEVASLIRRNCDRFGVKNVQVLEGSAPECLATMKPLPDRVCIEGGRPIKGILTEIWKYLEPEGRVVATASNLESLYLISEGLAELQARNVEVVQAGVNRLETRGLHQTFAAVDPVFILSGEKPL, encoded by the coding sequence ATGCTCTGGCCTTACAAAACTCCTGGCATTACCGATCATCTTTTTGAGCGTTTGCCAGGAATTCCCTTAAGTAAACGGGAAGTTCGTCTCTTACTCATTTCTGCCCTGCGTCTGCAAGCCGAGTCAGTGATCTGGGATATTGGAGCTGGTACAGGAACCATTCCTATTGAACTGGCCTTACTCTGTCCCGAAAGTACGATTATTGCCGTTGAACGAGATGAGGAAGTTGCCAGTCTGATTCGTCGTAACTGCGATCGCTTTGGGGTAAAAAATGTACAAGTCTTAGAAGGAAGCGCGCCAGAATGTTTAGCGACAATGAAGCCGTTACCCGACCGAGTTTGTATTGAAGGCGGCAGACCGATCAAAGGAATCCTGACGGAGATTTGGAAATATCTGGAACCCGAAGGTCGAGTGGTTGCCACCGCCAGCAATCTGGAATCTCTCTATTTGATTTCTGAAGGTTTAGCTGAATTACAAGCTCGTAATGTGGAAGTTGTTCAGGCAGGGGTTAATCGCTTGGAAACCAGGGGTCTGCACCAAACCTTTGCCGCCGTTGATCCCGTATTCATTCTCAGTGGCGAAAAACCTCTTTAA
- a CDS encoding glycogen/starch/alpha-glucan phosphorylase, translating to MLEKNDLQTPVLHKAPTIQIEDDRTGMSVETLKRAFLDNLFYLQGIDRSQAALYDYYVALAYTIRDRLLHRFLKTVRTYREEQVKVVCYLSAEFLMGRHLGNNLINLGLYEKINQVMTELGLDLDEIIEQEPDPGLGNGGLGRLVACFLDSLASLEVPAIGYGIRYEFGIFHQRIQDGWQVEVPDNWLRFGNPWELPRPDESVEVKLGGHTEIAHNEKGHPKVVWIPERSILAIPYDTPVPGYQTNTVNPLRLWKAEASEEFNFEAFNAGLYDRAVAEKMDAETISKVLYPNDNTPAGRELRLAQQYFFVSASLQDLIRIHLRTHDNLDNLHERAAIQLNDTHPAVAIAELMRLLVDQYNYDWNIAWDITQKTFAYTNHTLMPEALERWSVSLFEKLLPRHLEIIYEINHRFLEDLQTWFPEDEHLVSSLSLIEEGYGKQIRMANLACVGSHAINGVAALHTELLKKDTLRDFAKLWPQKFFNKTNGVTPRRWILLSNPKLAELVTEKIGDGWLKNLDEMRQIEAFINDSDFCHRWREIKQDNKRSLAAYMLKYRNIEVDTNSLFDVQVKRIHEYKRQHLAVLEIISLYNRIKQNPNIEITPRTFLFGGKAAPGYFMAKLIIKLVNAVGEVVNKDPDVRGRLKVVYLPNFNVSLGQRIYPAADLSEQISTAGKEASGTGNMKFAMNGALTIGTLDGANIEIREEAGPENFFLFGLTAEEVYAIKAQGYQPMSYYESNEELKLVLDRIANGYFSHGDQDLFRPIVDSLLYHDPYILLADYQSYVDCQELVSKTYLDQEKWTKMSILNAARMGKFSSDRTIREYCNEIWGVKPVQISLEENYSDSIS from the coding sequence ATGCTCGAAAAAAACGACCTACAAACGCCCGTTCTCCATAAAGCACCCACCATTCAGATCGAGGATGATCGGACTGGGATGAGTGTGGAAACTCTCAAGCGCGCTTTTCTGGATAATCTTTTTTATCTTCAGGGCATTGATCGTTCCCAAGCCGCTCTTTATGACTATTACGTGGCCCTGGCTTACACAATCCGCGATCGCCTGTTGCACCGTTTCCTAAAAACTGTTCGTACCTACCGAGAAGAACAAGTCAAGGTGGTTTGCTATCTTTCAGCAGAATTCTTAATGGGAAGGCATTTGGGTAACAACCTGATTAATTTAGGACTGTACGAAAAGATTAACCAGGTCATGACCGAACTCGGACTAGATCTGGACGAGATTATTGAGCAGGAGCCTGATCCTGGTTTGGGCAATGGCGGATTGGGACGATTAGTCGCCTGTTTTTTGGATTCTCTTGCCTCTTTGGAGGTTCCAGCGATCGGCTATGGTATTCGTTATGAGTTTGGTATCTTCCATCAGCGCATTCAGGATGGCTGGCAGGTAGAAGTACCGGATAACTGGTTACGTTTCGGTAATCCCTGGGAATTACCCCGTCCTGATGAGTCGGTCGAAGTAAAATTAGGGGGCCATACGGAAATTGCCCATAACGAAAAGGGCCATCCCAAAGTGGTCTGGATTCCTGAACGCAGTATTTTAGCGATTCCCTACGATACCCCAGTGCCTGGCTATCAAACCAATACCGTTAACCCGCTACGGCTGTGGAAAGCTGAAGCCAGTGAAGAATTTAACTTTGAAGCCTTTAATGCCGGTCTTTATGATCGGGCCGTAGCAGAAAAAATGGATGCGGAAACCATTTCTAAGGTTCTCTATCCCAACGACAATACACCGGCGGGACGGGAGTTACGTCTGGCCCAACAGTATTTCTTTGTCTCAGCTTCTCTTCAGGATCTCATTCGGATTCATCTCCGCACCCACGATAATCTAGATAATCTCCATGAACGGGCTGCGATCCAACTCAATGATACCCATCCGGCAGTGGCGATCGCCGAATTAATGCGACTATTGGTAGATCAGTACAATTATGACTGGAATATTGCCTGGGATATCACCCAAAAAACCTTTGCCTATACCAACCATACCCTCATGCCAGAGGCTCTAGAACGCTGGTCAGTCAGCCTCTTTGAAAAACTATTACCTCGCCATCTCGAAATTATTTATGAAATCAATCATCGTTTTCTAGAAGACCTTCAGACCTGGTTCCCAGAAGACGAGCATCTGGTTAGCAGTTTGTCTTTGATTGAGGAAGGCTATGGTAAGCAAATCCGCATGGCCAATCTAGCCTGTGTGGGTAGTCATGCCATTAATGGTGTTGCCGCCCTGCATACCGAACTCTTGAAAAAAGACACCCTACGGGACTTTGCCAAACTCTGGCCCCAAAAATTCTTCAATAAAACTAACGGTGTCACCCCCCGACGCTGGATCTTACTCAGCAATCCGAAACTGGCCGAGCTAGTTACGGAAAAAATTGGCGATGGTTGGCTGAAAAATTTAGATGAAATGCGACAAATAGAAGCCTTCATCAATGACAGTGATTTTTGTCACCGTTGGCGAGAAATTAAGCAGGATAATAAGCGCAGTTTGGCTGCCTATATGCTCAAATATCGCAATATTGAAGTGGATACTAATTCGCTCTTTGATGTTCAAGTCAAACGGATTCACGAGTATAAGCGTCAGCATCTAGCCGTTTTAGAAATTATTTCTCTCTACAACCGCATTAAACAAAATCCGAATATTGAGATCACGCCTCGTACCTTCCTTTTTGGGGGAAAAGCGGCCCCAGGCTACTTCATGGCCAAGCTGATTATCAAATTGGTGAATGCAGTGGGTGAGGTCGTCAACAAAGATCCTGATGTGCGCGGTCGTCTCAAGGTCGTCTATTTACCCAATTTCAACGTTTCTCTGGGTCAACGGATTTATCCGGCGGCGGATCTCTCAGAACAAATTTCGACAGCCGGTAAGGAAGCATCGGGTACAGGCAATATGAAGTTTGCGATGAACGGAGCGTTGACCATTGGAACCTTGGATGGGGCCAATATTGAAATCAGGGAGGAAGCTGGCCCGGAAAACTTTTTCTTGTTTGGTTTAACCGCCGAGGAAGTCTATGCCATCAAAGCCCAGGGTTATCAGCCGATGTCCTACTACGAAAGTAATGAAGAGTTGAAACTGGTTTTAGATCGGATTGCCAACGGTTATTTCTCTCATGGCGATCAGGATCTTTTCCGTCCCATTGTGGATTCTCTTTTGTACCATGATCCCTATATTTTACTGGCAGACTATCAGTCCTATGTTGACTGTCAGGAGTTAGTCAGTAAAACCTATCTGGATCAGGAAAAATGGACAAAAATGTCAATTCTAAATGCGGCTCGCATGGGTAAATTTTCGAGCGATCGCACCATTCGAGAATATTGCAATGAAATTTGGGGGGTAAAACCGGTTCAAATTTCCCTAGAAGAAAACTATTCTGATTCCATCAGTTAA
- a CDS encoding ABC transporter ATP-binding protein/permease, whose amino-acid sequence MKQSNNLIQELRQLLSYLDNRRRSQLALLIILMLLSSLSEVVSLGAVIPFLGALSNTSSLLDNPTLKPILAFFNIQSSYHLVIALSVIFIVAVIFTSVIRILTINIQTHLAAIISSDLSCQIYNKTLLQPYEFHLMQNSSELINSVTTDTRQLTNAILIPLISAVSTSFISVALILALFLINTFAAFFVVFVLGGIFVLLYFLRRKLLAQNSQVLVANTQKQIRVVQESLGGIRDVLLGGTHRFFQTAYRNSDRPFRHALASNTTLSLTPRYIVEGAAMVAMALLALSLGKDGDFSLAVPVLGSLALGANRLLPALQQTFSSLVKIQGARSSLRRLLAGLQLGVDPLSNWQPEEGLVLEKALVFENVWFRYSEQTSWVIKNLNLTINAKTTVGFVGSTGSGKSTTADLILGLLKPKKGIIWVDGKPLEGERQRQWQGCLAHVPQHIFLSDATITENIAFGMPLSQIDLARVEKSAKLAQIDHFIQGLPDKYNTFVGERGVRLSGGQKQRIGIARALYGETSVIIFDEATSALDNSTERDVMESIVNLSHHFTVILIAHRLSTVAVCDRIFELNQGQLVCEGTYQELLEKSPTFRNMASSF is encoded by the coding sequence ATGAAACAAAGTAATAATTTAATCCAAGAACTCAGACAATTACTTAGTTATCTAGATAACCGTCGTCGCTCTCAATTAGCTCTTTTAATTATATTAATGCTCTTATCTTCACTTAGTGAAGTGGTTAGTCTTGGTGCTGTAATCCCCTTTCTTGGGGCATTGAGCAATACAAGTAGTTTGTTAGACAATCCCACTCTCAAGCCGATACTAGCTTTTTTCAATATACAATCTTCTTATCATTTGGTAATAGCACTATCTGTTATATTTATTGTTGCCGTAATCTTTACAAGTGTTATACGAATCCTGACAATCAATATTCAAACTCATTTAGCGGCGATTATTTCTAGCGATTTAAGCTGTCAAATTTATAACAAGACTTTACTCCAGCCCTATGAATTTCATTTAATGCAGAATAGTAGCGAATTAATTAATTCTGTTACGACTGATACCCGCCAATTAACGAATGCTATCCTCATTCCTTTAATTAGTGCGGTAAGCACAAGCTTTATCTCCGTTGCTTTGATACTCGCATTGTTTCTAATTAATACATTTGCTGCATTTTTTGTGGTTTTTGTCTTGGGTGGAATTTTTGTGCTTTTATATTTTTTACGAAGAAAGTTACTCGCTCAAAATAGCCAAGTTTTAGTCGCCAACACCCAAAAGCAAATTAGGGTTGTACAAGAAAGTCTCGGAGGCATCAGAGATGTATTGCTGGGAGGAACCCATCGTTTCTTTCAGACTGCCTATCGAAATTCTGACCGTCCTTTTCGTCACGCCCTTGCATCGAATACCACTCTCAGTTTGACACCTCGTTACATTGTTGAAGGTGCTGCCATGGTCGCAATGGCACTGTTGGCTCTTAGTTTAGGCAAGGATGGGGATTTTAGTCTTGCAGTACCCGTTTTAGGCAGTTTAGCATTGGGTGCTAACCGTTTATTACCTGCCTTACAACAAACGTTTTCTTCCCTTGTCAAAATTCAGGGAGCGAGGTCTTCTCTAAGAAGACTATTGGCGGGCTTACAACTCGGAGTCGATCCTTTGAGTAATTGGCAACCCGAAGAAGGACTGGTTTTGGAGAAAGCTCTTGTTTTTGAGAATGTGTGGTTTCGCTACAGTGAACAGACAAGCTGGGTTATCAAAAATCTAAATTTAACAATCAACGCCAAGACTACTGTTGGTTTTGTCGGCAGTACTGGTAGCGGTAAAAGTACGACAGCAGACTTGATTTTAGGTTTACTAAAACCTAAAAAAGGAATCATATGGGTTGATGGTAAACCTTTAGAGGGAGAACGACAACGCCAATGGCAAGGCTGCCTTGCCCACGTTCCCCAACATATATTCCTGTCTGATGCAACAATCACTGAAAATATTGCTTTTGGTATGCCTTTAAGTCAAATAGATCTAGCAAGGGTAGAAAAATCAGCTAAATTGGCTCAAATTGATCATTTTATTCAGGGATTGCCTGATAAATATAATACTTTTGTTGGTGAAAGAGGAGTTCGTCTGAGTGGAGGACAAAAGCAACGAATCGGAATTGCGAGAGCTTTATATGGAGAAACTTCAGTCATTATTTTTGATGAGGCTACCAGTGCTCTAGATAATTCAACAGAACGGGATGTTATGGAATCAATTGTAAACTTAAGTCATCACTTCACCGTTATTTTGATCGCTCATCGCCTAAGCACAGTTGCAGTCTGTGATCGTATTTTTGAATTAAATCAGGGTCAGTTAGTTTGTGAAGGAACTTATCAGGAACTATTAGAAAAATCTCCTACCTTTAGAAATATGGCATCAAGTTTCTAA
- a CDS encoding IS1 family transposase, whose translation MSTLNKSSIDLLSDIGLPQEKEEALFQKNCPHCYSEKVKIHSHYQTKGNGERKMFICQECGSCFAETYGSVIAGLETPLSEIVKVLKARMEGIGLNAAARVFGYAKTTILNWEKKLSGLQETLFLYALVNEFVKLVIEGDELYTKVGKNKEASASEGWTIVLMDRASRFIWHLKCGKKEQKLFLEAMMTVAELFERSAESLQLFTDGEKRYSQLLFNICHEVLRTGKRGRPTKVLPKGMVVRLKNKSSKRRDSEGKLEKVETPKTEHPETTEKPEDKDVHANHVEAFNSSLRRYLAAFRRRTNTYAKSVVGLQRVLDIFWMVHNFVRSHFTTKKVPAVALGIIQKGLTWEDLLQIRLIC comes from the coding sequence ATGTCAACATTGAATAAAAGCTCAATTGACCTCCTAAGTGATATTGGCTTACCTCAAGAGAAAGAGGAAGCCTTATTTCAGAAAAACTGCCCTCATTGCTATAGTGAAAAAGTAAAAATACATTCTCATTACCAAACGAAAGGTAACGGGGAACGTAAAATGTTCATCTGTCAAGAATGTGGTTCTTGTTTTGCTGAGACTTATGGTAGCGTAATCGCTGGCTTAGAAACCCCATTAAGTGAAATTGTAAAAGTATTAAAAGCCAGAATGGAAGGAATAGGATTAAATGCAGCAGCCCGAGTATTCGGCTACGCAAAAACAACAATATTGAATTGGGAAAAGAAATTATCAGGATTACAAGAGACATTATTTTTATACGCCTTAGTGAATGAATTTGTTAAATTAGTAATAGAAGGGGATGAACTATACACAAAAGTTGGAAAAAATAAAGAAGCAAGTGCCTCTGAGGGGTGGACAATCGTGCTCATGGACAGGGCTAGCCGCTTTATTTGGCATTTAAAATGTGGTAAAAAAGAGCAGAAATTATTTCTAGAAGCAATGATGACGGTAGCGGAATTATTTGAAAGGAGTGCAGAATCTCTCCAGTTATTTACAGATGGAGAAAAGCGATATAGTCAACTGCTATTTAATATTTGTCACGAAGTATTAAGGACTGGGAAGCGAGGTCGTCCCACCAAAGTATTACCGAAGGGTATGGTGGTAAGATTAAAAAATAAGAGTAGTAAACGTCGAGATTCTGAGGGTAAACTAGAGAAAGTAGAAACTCCGAAAACTGAACATCCTGAGACAACAGAAAAACCAGAAGACAAGGATGTTCATGCCAACCACGTTGAGGCATTTAATAGTTCTCTACGACGCTATTTAGCCGCCTTTCGTCGTCGAACAAATACTTATGCTAAATCTGTTGTGGGATTACAGCGAGTGCTAGATATTTTCTGGATGGTTCATAACTTTGTTCGCAGCCATTTTACGACGAAAAAAGTTCCTGCGGTAGCTCTCGGTATAATTCAAAAAGGGTTAACTTGGGAGGACTTACTCCAAATTCGCCTGATTTGTTGA
- a CDS encoding IS1634 family transposase, whose protein sequence is MDGGVPLFMQLGDGNESDKKVFPQIIKDCQETLNMEGLSVMDGAFYTAENVGMARSIQWLSRVPLKEATETLANISEDQWQQGEQDGYRWQVRASEYGGEQQRWLVVESAQRLQSDNKAISQKIEKADKVVKKEWQKLCGQNFACEADALTEAQLWPKTLTYHQLSQVEVQTIEVAPID, encoded by the coding sequence ATGGATGGTGGTGTCCCTCTCTTTATGCAATTAGGAGATGGCAATGAATCGGATAAAAAGGTGTTTCCCCAGATAATCAAAGACTGTCAAGAAACGTTGAATATGGAAGGTTTATCGGTGATGGATGGAGCTTTTTATACGGCGGAAAATGTGGGCATGGCGAGGTCAATTCAATGGTTAAGTCGTGTCCCTCTGAAAGAAGCCACTGAGACTTTGGCAAATATATCAGAAGACCAATGGCAGCAGGGTGAACAGGACGGTTATCGTTGGCAAGTGAGGGCTTCGGAATATGGGGGTGAACAGCAACGATGGCTTGTGGTCGAAAGTGCTCAACGTCTCCAGTCCGATAATAAAGCTATAAGTCAAAAAATTGAGAAAGCCGATAAAGTTGTCAAAAAAGAATGGCAGAAACTTTGTGGACAGAATTTTGCTTGTGAGGCCGATGCTCTTACTGAGGCTCAACTCTGGCCAAAAACCTTGACTTATCATCAACTCAGTCAAGTTGAGGTTCAGACTATTGAGGTGGCCCCAATAGACTGA
- a CDS encoding NAD-dependent epimerase: MKILVTGAAGFIGFHLCQRLLNEGNDVLGIDNLNNYYDVTLKKARLEQLESQKNFRFLKLDISDQNSISDLFAHELPQRVVHLAAQAGVRYSIQNPYAYVDSNLVGFVNILEGCRNQSIEHLVYASSSSVYGANTKIPFSVHDNVDHPVSLYAATKKANELMAHTYSHLYGLPTTGLRFFTVYGPWGRPDMAYFLFTKAILAGEPIKVFNNGNMKRDFTYIDDIIEGVVRVLNKIPETNASWNTSQPDPSSSLAPYRLYNIGNHNPVELIHFLELLEDYLGQKADKNFLSMQMGDVKETYADIDDLMKDVDFFPKISLQIGLECFVSWYRTFYSI, from the coding sequence ATGAAGATTTTAGTGACAGGAGCGGCTGGTTTTATCGGCTTTCACCTATGCCAACGACTTCTAAATGAAGGAAACGATGTATTAGGAATAGATAATCTTAACAATTATTATGATGTAACTCTCAAAAAAGCTCGATTAGAGCAACTAGAATCACAAAAGAACTTTCGCTTTCTGAAGTTAGACATTTCTGATCAGAATAGTATTAGCGATTTGTTTGCTCATGAGCTTCCTCAACGTGTTGTGCATTTAGCAGCTCAAGCAGGAGTAAGATACTCTATCCAGAATCCTTACGCCTATGTTGATAGTAACTTAGTCGGCTTTGTTAATATTTTAGAAGGATGCCGCAATCAAAGCATTGAACACCTCGTTTATGCTTCCTCCAGTTCTGTCTATGGTGCTAATACCAAAATTCCTTTTTCAGTTCACGATAATGTGGATCATCCTGTCAGCCTTTATGCCGCCACGAAAAAAGCTAATGAATTGATGGCTCATACCTATAGTCATCTCTACGGTTTACCAACAACAGGATTGCGTTTTTTTACAGTCTATGGCCCTTGGGGAAGACCCGATATGGCTTATTTCTTATTCACCAAGGCAATTTTAGCGGGAGAACCCATTAAGGTTTTTAATAATGGCAATATGAAGAGGGACTTTACTTATATTGATGACATTATAGAAGGGGTAGTAAGAGTTTTAAATAAAATTCCAGAGACAAATGCTAGTTGGAATACTAGTCAGCCAGACCCTAGCAGTAGTCTTGCCCCTTATCGATTGTACAACATTGGCAATCATAATCCTGTAGAATTAATCCATTTCCTTGAGCTTTTAGAGGATTATCTTGGACAAAAAGCTGATAAAAATTTCTTATCAATGCAAATGGGAGATGTTAAAGAGACCTACGCTGATATAGATGATTTGATGAAGGATGTGGATTTTTTTCCTAAAATATCTCTTCAAATAGGATTAGAGTGTTTTGTTTCCTGGTATCGCACATTTTACTCTATTTAA
- a CDS encoding NAD-dependent epimerase/dehydratase family protein, with amino-acid sequence MTGAAGFIGFHFCKRLLDEGNNLLEIDNSLLLD; translated from the coding sequence GTGACAGGAGCGGCTGGCTTCATCGGTTTTCATTTCTGCAAGCGTCTCCTTGATGAAGGAAACAATCTATTAGAAATAGATAACTCTCTTCTGTTAGACTAG
- a CDS encoding IS4 family transposase, whose product MARQHPRRKGNPDLRRKTNQPGVEIPEITKELFELLEPTMFTPLKYLQGTHEKMMRDRVLNLPVMVALVLSIVYRQIAGISEAVRLLEEEGLLWVASLKVSKQAVSKRMMNVPAEIFAILLKEVLEKAAEKGKKLQVGEKWEKIREKFSAVWIADGSTLEQIRKNMKISKEEKSKLGGKIMMVVEAFTQRPVTLWYTENDKSNDKIWCEELAAKLPENGLILVDMGFFSFVWFDLLTEAKKFFLTRFRAGTSYKTKQVLSQGSHYRDEIIIMGNYRSNPCKHPVRLVSVLWGTIWYQYLTNVLSPEQLSAEEVCDLYRRRWTIEEAFLLTKRLLGLAYLWVGNKNGVQIQIICTLIFYTVLNQLVGEVAIALNQPKEKISVEMVFRSLYYVAKAIARGEKPDTVTYLAERAKLFGLVKAERKRHREKAALNQQIWEPIPLS is encoded by the coding sequence ATGGCAAGACAACATCCTCGGAGAAAAGGAAACCCAGACTTACGTCGTAAGACAAATCAGCCAGGGGTAGAAATCCCTGAAATAACAAAAGAGTTGTTTGAATTACTAGAACCCACAATGTTTACACCATTAAAATATTTACAGGGAACTCATGAGAAAATGATGAGAGATAGGGTGCTAAATTTACCAGTAATGGTGGCATTAGTGTTAAGTATAGTGTATCGTCAAATAGCGGGTATAAGTGAAGCGGTAAGACTGTTAGAGGAAGAGGGATTGCTATGGGTAGCATCATTAAAAGTAAGCAAACAGGCAGTATCAAAAAGAATGATGAATGTGCCAGCCGAAATATTTGCAATATTACTAAAAGAAGTGTTAGAAAAAGCAGCCGAAAAAGGGAAGAAGCTCCAAGTAGGAGAAAAATGGGAAAAAATAAGAGAAAAGTTTAGTGCAGTGTGGATAGCAGATGGCTCAACGCTAGAGCAGATAAGGAAAAATATGAAAATAAGTAAAGAAGAAAAGAGTAAATTGGGGGGTAAAATAATGATGGTAGTGGAAGCCTTTACCCAAAGACCCGTTACTTTATGGTACACAGAAAATGATAAATCAAATGATAAAATATGGTGTGAAGAATTGGCAGCTAAATTACCAGAAAATGGTTTAATTCTCGTAGATATGGGATTTTTTAGCTTTGTGTGGTTTGATTTGTTAACAGAAGCTAAAAAGTTTTTTCTAACCAGATTTAGAGCGGGTACATCTTACAAAACCAAACAAGTATTGTCTCAAGGTAGTCATTACAGAGATGAGATTATCATTATGGGAAATTACCGTTCTAATCCTTGCAAGCATCCGGTGAGATTAGTCTCAGTATTATGGGGAACAATCTGGTATCAGTATTTAACAAATGTGTTGTCTCCCGAACAACTGTCCGCCGAAGAGGTCTGTGATTTATATCGAAGACGATGGACAATCGAAGAAGCCTTTTTATTAACGAAAAGACTTTTAGGACTAGCCTATTTATGGGTAGGGAATAAGAATGGTGTCCAAATCCAGATTATTTGCACTTTGATTTTCTATACGGTCTTAAATCAATTGGTAGGGGAAGTGGCGATTGCTCTAAATCAACCGAAAGAAAAAATCTCAGTAGAGATGGTGTTTCGGAGTCTATACTATGTAGCGAAGGCTATTGCTAGAGGAGAAAAGCCTGATACAGTAACCTATCTGGCTGAACGTGCTAAGTTATTTGGTTTGGTCAAAGCTGAGAGAAAGCGACATCGAGAAAAGGCCGCTCTCAATCAACAAATTTGGGAACCCATTCCTTTAAGTTGA